In Leifsonia sp. PS1209, the genomic stretch GGCGAGGGCCGCTGCCGCGATGGCTGCGATGGAGCGTCGGTGCACGGTCAGTCGTCGGGGCACGGTCGGTCGTCTGGACACGGTCAGTCCTTCCCGATGGGGGTCTCGACGATGACGGTGGTCGCCTTCACGACCGCGACGGCGACCGAGCCGGGTTCGAGCCCCAGTTCGCGCACCGCCTCGCTGCTCATCAGCGACACCACCCGGTGTGGGCCGCACTGCAGCTCCACCTGGGCCATGACCGTGTCCATCACGATGCCGGTCACCAGTCCGACGAAGCGGTTGCGGGCCGAGCGCGCGACGCCGGACGGGTCGGCGGGGAGCACGGCGTTCTGCTTGGCGAGCTGGGCGAGTTCGAGCCCGTCCACCACGGTGCGGCCCGCACTGTCCGTCGCGCTTCCGAGCGTCCCGGCGTCGATCCATCTGCGCACGGTGTCGTCGCTCACCCCGAGGTAGAGCGCGGCGTCTTTAATCCGAATCTGCGGCACAAAACACACGATAGCGCCGCATCTGCGTCAGTGCACGCGGATCTGCGGCTAGAGGCCCACCCACTCGGAG encodes the following:
- a CDS encoding TOBE domain-containing protein; this encodes MPQIRIKDAALYLGVSDDTVRRWIDAGTLGSATDSAGRTVVDGLELAQLAKQNAVLPADPSGVARSARNRFVGLVTGIVMDTVMAQVELQCGPHRVVSLMSSEAVRELGLEPGSVAVAVVKATTVIVETPIGKD